From one Bifidobacterium sp. WK012_4_13 genomic stretch:
- a CDS encoding DUF4012 domain-containing protein gives MSEASQGSSSKRSGKYQNPSGQGYGHHSNQPIPKHTGRKIGIALSIILLVLIVIGVVGGYLGMKLYRQAMEVKSEEEQAISLISSVQDISQLKDKDAVSKIIPELQKHTSKAASITDGSLWKLASKAPVYGDDITTVRGMTHAVDSLASDTLPQLSKTLQKMLGAKLSTGDKQINIQPIVNAQSGFNAANDSIKSELKTLQSLPEPHLKQIKSPYNMAVEKFTSVSEKTDKINNLIQVMPKFLGSGGARNYVIVAQTTSEARSSGGLIGSLGSFSADDGLIKVGDFHPNSEFLNIGGSHANAEEESVFSSPLDFAFDIRDLATFPDFSRTADTVKSVWQESQYNSTVDGVMAIDPVFVQEMIKLSGDVTLPTGQTLTGDNTAAFLLNGIYKDVPVSQQNAYFGYVATAAMNDVFENMTASKMIKMAQSFTTLAGQRHLYLYSFHSDDAKHFQDAGLAKSSPSSETDPEIGIYLNENNPSKMDWYIHRKTVITRSSCNADGSQSYRVTFTATNTIPAADLASGNAYILGGSGNISAPGTAVERMLFYGPAGGSLSNLTVSSGNGGTPKQVSMDGKTPWTTIATIAPNKSVTYSYDVTTSKKSTSDLKLDQTPMGWTDEGVTYDTKACVVR, from the coding sequence ATGAGTGAAGCCAGCCAAGGTTCTTCTTCGAAACGCAGCGGAAAATATCAGAATCCGTCCGGACAGGGATATGGGCATCACTCAAATCAGCCGATTCCGAAGCATACTGGCCGCAAGATTGGGATCGCACTGTCGATCATCCTCCTGGTCCTGATCGTCATCGGAGTCGTTGGCGGGTATCTGGGCATGAAGCTCTATCGTCAGGCCATGGAGGTCAAATCGGAAGAGGAGCAGGCCATCTCGCTCATCTCGAGCGTCCAGGACATCAGCCAGCTCAAGGACAAGGATGCGGTCAGCAAGATCATTCCAGAGCTTCAGAAGCACACTTCGAAGGCAGCCTCGATAACCGATGGAAGCCTATGGAAGCTGGCCTCTAAGGCGCCGGTCTATGGGGATGACATCACCACAGTTCGTGGCATGACTCATGCCGTTGATTCACTGGCCTCGGATACCCTCCCCCAGCTTTCGAAAACATTGCAGAAGATGCTTGGGGCAAAGCTGAGCACCGGCGACAAGCAGATCAACATCCAACCAATCGTCAATGCACAGAGTGGCTTCAATGCGGCAAACGATTCGATCAAGTCAGAGCTGAAGACCCTGCAGAGTCTTCCTGAACCGCATCTGAAGCAAATCAAGTCGCCATATAACATGGCCGTTGAGAAATTCACTTCGGTCTCTGAGAAAACCGACAAGATCAATAATCTGATTCAGGTCATGCCAAAGTTCCTTGGTTCCGGCGGCGCCCGGAATTATGTCATCGTCGCCCAGACGACTTCGGAAGCACGTTCCAGTGGTGGCTTGATCGGCTCTTTGGGAAGCTTCTCGGCGGATGACGGTCTGATCAAGGTCGGGGACTTCCATCCGAACTCAGAATTCCTCAACATTGGCGGGTCGCATGCCAATGCCGAAGAGGAAAGCGTGTTCAGCTCGCCTCTGGACTTTGCCTTTGACATTCGTGACCTTGCCACCTTCCCCGATTTCTCGCGCACCGCAGACACGGTCAAGTCCGTGTGGCAGGAGTCGCAATACAACAGCACGGTCGACGGAGTGATGGCCATCGACCCCGTGTTCGTGCAGGAGATGATAAAGCTGAGCGGCGACGTGACCTTGCCCACGGGGCAGACGCTCACCGGCGACAACACCGCTGCATTCCTGCTTAACGGCATCTACAAGGACGTTCCCGTATCGCAGCAGAACGCGTACTTCGGATATGTCGCCACGGCTGCTATGAACGATGTGTTCGAAAACATGACTGCATCGAAGATGATCAAGATGGCGCAGTCATTCACGACGCTGGCAGGCCAAAGGCATCTCTACCTCTATTCCTTCCATTCCGACGATGCCAAGCACTTCCAAGATGCCGGACTCGCAAAAAGCTCGCCGAGCAGCGAGACGGATCCCGAGATAGGCATCTATCTCAATGAGAACAACCCGTCAAAGATGGATTGGTATATTCACAGGAAGACGGTCATCACCAGAAGCTCATGCAATGCAGATGGTTCGCAGAGCTATCGTGTCACCTTCACGGCCACGAATACAATCCCCGCTGCCGATCTGGCAAGCGGCAACGCATATATCCTCGGTGGTTCCGGAAATATCAGCGCACCTGGCACGGCCGTTGAAAGAATGCTCTTCTATGGCCCGGCAGGTGGCTCTCTATCGAATCTGACGGTATCGTCCGGCAATGGTGGAACGCCAAAGCAGGTTTCGATGGACGGCAAGACCCCTTGGACGACCATTGCGACCATAGCCCCTAACAAGTCAGTCACCTACAGCTACGATGTGACCACATCGAAGAAATCCACAAGCGACCTCAAGCTCGATCAGACCCCGATGGGCTGGACCGATGAAGGTGTCACGTATGATACGAAGGCCTGCGTGGTGAGGTGA
- a CDS encoding glycosyltransferase family 2 protein, whose amino-acid sequence MKAAACQPMISIIMPVYNTDSVLLTKCLESILRQTNQDFELLIIDDGSTDEETIKVCDCFANISKNASVFHRVNNGVSAARNYGLYHATGSWIAFIDADDWIDPSYLGQLVSRAHGEACDIVFCDCYVEFKNHSVSNAFIPETVSHQIDSSNIREQLLLQILGQNKCYNPPEIGIGVPWGKLYRHDFLLSHELKFDESLKRMQDNVFNLYAFKQASAISYVPEKLYHYNNIESSASHKFNPNIVNDFAQVHESTEQFLERFEFDQTILQGYYSRVIQSIHPILRYYFFHEKYPENKKTMYSEIKTLLSKEPYITAMRKADYTRMPVKMFIYALLLKFHLFTLMRLIISRE is encoded by the coding sequence GTGAAAGCCGCTGCCTGTCAGCCCATGATCTCAATCATTATGCCGGTATATAACACAGATTCAGTCTTATTGACCAAATGCTTGGAAAGTATATTAAGGCAAACGAACCAGGATTTTGAGCTACTCATCATCGATGATGGGTCGACCGATGAAGAGACGATTAAAGTTTGTGATTGTTTCGCCAACATCAGTAAAAATGCTTCTGTCTTTCATAGGGTTAATAATGGCGTTTCTGCGGCAAGAAACTATGGTCTGTACCATGCAACAGGCAGTTGGATCGCATTTATTGATGCCGATGACTGGATTGACCCAAGCTACTTGGGACAACTTGTCTCGAGAGCGCATGGAGAGGCGTGTGACATCGTTTTTTGCGATTGTTACGTCGAATTTAAAAACCACTCCGTGAGCAACGCTTTTATCCCAGAAACTGTTTCGCATCAAATTGATTCATCAAACATCAGAGAACAGCTATTGCTACAGATTTTGGGGCAGAATAAATGCTATAACCCACCAGAAATAGGTATTGGAGTTCCGTGGGGAAAGTTGTACAGACATGACTTTTTGCTCTCCCATGAATTGAAATTCGATGAGTCACTAAAACGAATGCAAGACAATGTCTTCAACCTTTATGCGTTCAAGCAAGCCTCTGCTATAAGTTATGTTCCAGAAAAGCTGTATCACTACAACAATATTGAATCCTCAGCAAGCCACAAATTCAACCCCAACATAGTCAATGACTTCGCACAGGTTCACGAATCGACAGAACAGTTTCTGGAAAGATTCGAATTCGATCAGACAATTTTACAAGGCTATTATTCCCGGGTAATCCAGAGCATTCATCCCATTCTCCGCTACTATTTCTTCCACGAGAAATATCCAGAAAACAAAAAAACAATGTACTCTGAAATAAAGACGCTTCTAAGTAAAGAACCCTATATCACGGCAATGCGCAAGGCTGACTATACAAGGATGCCGGTGAAAATGTTTATATACGCACTGTTACTTAAATTCCATCTATTCACACTCATGAGGCTGATCATCTCAAGGGAGTGA
- a CDS encoding DUF4422 domain-containing protein, which translates to MVVAIAIATHKQYRMPHDSVYLPIQLGRGIAHNNFGFQMDDAGDNISAKNPHYSELTALYWLWKNSDADYKGLVHYRRHFGTRNIFVRLFSRDRFTKIVRGIEIKEILSNSQIILPKKRHYYVETIYSHYSHTFDGKQLDVTREILEKDFGKYVPAFDRVMSSTSAHLFNMFIMESHLVDDYCDFMFSVIGKLEEYIGYDDLNAFQSRYPGRISERLLDVWLLTNNYAYAELPVVSTEPVNWWKKGTSFIRAKLGGKGYDASF; encoded by the coding sequence ATGGTTGTTGCCATTGCCATTGCGACACATAAGCAGTATAGAATGCCACATGATTCAGTATACTTACCTATCCAATTAGGCAGGGGAATTGCTCATAACAATTTTGGATTTCAAATGGATGACGCGGGAGACAATATTTCAGCCAAGAATCCGCATTATTCGGAGCTCACCGCTCTGTATTGGCTGTGGAAGAACAGTGATGCAGACTACAAGGGTCTTGTACACTATCGCCGCCATTTCGGTACAAGGAATATATTTGTTCGATTATTTTCTCGAGACCGCTTTACGAAGATCGTTCGAGGGATAGAAATTAAAGAAATTCTTAGTAATTCTCAGATAATTCTTCCGAAAAAACGCCACTATTATGTTGAGACTATTTATTCCCACTATTCCCATACTTTTGATGGTAAACAGCTTGATGTTACACGCGAGATCCTCGAGAAAGACTTTGGCAAGTATGTACCGGCATTCGATCGGGTTATGTCTTCAACAAGTGCACACCTGTTCAACATGTTTATTATGGAATCCCATCTTGTCGATGATTATTGCGACTTCATGTTTTCTGTGATTGGCAAACTTGAGGAATATATCGGATACGATGATCTGAATGCTTTTCAGTCTCGTTATCCGGGCAGAATCAGCGAAAGACTCTTAGACGTGTGGTTGCTCACCAACAACTATGCTTACGCAGAGCTTCCAGTTGTAAGCACTGAACCCGTGAATTGGTGGAAAAAGGGGACTTCTTTCATTAGAGCAAAGCTTGGGGGTAAGGGGTATGACGCAAGCTTCTAG
- a CDS encoding glycosyltransferase family 2 protein, with product MSDRVCFVVLHYLDFDSTVNCVESIRSLQSFDDVQVVIVDNGSSNGTGKKLILKYQNISQIHVILNDENLGFARGNNIGYVFAKKKLCAEYICLSNNDILIHQKGFIDLLLYKERPRFDVLGPDIYIPSSEKHQNPQRLKGYSSQELESDIAKWKLIRAIYRGFPFRIVDLFYNRLLKILHTKPSIHKVDSVMRNIQLNGAFLIYGPHFIHNEDFAFDPRTFLYLEEDFLYHRCMRKGYVLLYDPCLKVIHNEHASTVMASKDVVARKISNLSYHIESANSLLKAFKESSMN from the coding sequence TTGTCGGATAGAGTTTGCTTCGTTGTGCTCCATTATCTTGATTTCGATTCAACCGTTAATTGTGTTGAATCTATTCGATCGCTTCAGTCTTTTGACGATGTTCAAGTAGTCATCGTTGACAATGGATCCTCAAATGGTACTGGCAAGAAATTGATTCTAAAATATCAAAACATTTCACAGATACATGTCATTTTAAACGATGAGAATCTGGGCTTTGCAAGAGGTAACAATATTGGATATGTTTTTGCCAAGAAAAAGCTTTGTGCCGAGTATATTTGTCTTTCAAACAATGATATTTTAATCCACCAGAAAGGCTTTATTGATCTTTTGCTGTACAAGGAGAGACCAAGATTTGATGTGCTGGGGCCAGATATCTATATCCCGTCTTCAGAAAAACATCAAAACCCTCAACGACTGAAGGGTTATTCAAGTCAAGAGCTTGAGTCAGATATCGCTAAGTGGAAATTGATTAGAGCTATTTACAGAGGCTTTCCCTTTAGAATTGTTGATTTGTTTTATAACCGCCTGCTAAAAATATTGCATACGAAGCCCTCGATCCATAAAGTTGATTCCGTAATGAGAAATATTCAGTTGAATGGGGCTTTCTTAATATATGGGCCGCATTTCATCCATAATGAAGATTTTGCATTTGATCCGCGCACGTTCCTATACCTTGAAGAGGACTTTTTATATCACAGGTGCATGAGAAAGGGATACGTACTTTTATATGATCCCTGTTTGAAGGTGATTCATAATGAGCATGCAAGTACAGTAATGGCTTCGAAAGACGTAGTTGCAAGGAAAATTTCGAATCTTTCTTATCATATTGAATCTGCGAATAGTTTATTGAAGGCGTTCAAAGAATCGAGTATGAATTGA
- a CDS encoding DUF4422 domain-containing protein: MSTTGIYIATQQELSFKPADIYKPIQVGAEGHEPIGYLRDDTEDNISSKNPHYCELTAQYWMWKNALEDVIGLCHYRRYFFTNSFSANASNIMKNDDIDEALSQAQMVIAKPRQFKYTNAEVFSHYHHIGDLLTCRQVLAEKCPIFLDAFDNMLMKKELSCFNMLITRKEVFAEYSSWLFSILAEVEERTDIRRYDKHNARLYGFLSERLMNVWIDTEMIKIEYKPVFLLDEKYHLPRMIKRKGESKMWEVFCS; the protein is encoded by the coding sequence ATGTCAACCACAGGTATTTATATCGCTACTCAGCAAGAGCTGTCTTTCAAACCCGCGGATATTTATAAGCCCATCCAAGTTGGAGCAGAGGGGCATGAGCCGATTGGCTATTTAAGAGACGATACGGAGGATAATATTTCTTCCAAGAACCCACACTACTGTGAATTGACCGCACAATATTGGATGTGGAAAAATGCCTTGGAAGATGTCATCGGTTTATGTCACTACCGGCGATATTTCTTTACGAATTCATTTTCTGCAAATGCCAGCAATATCATGAAAAATGACGATATCGATGAGGCATTATCTCAGGCACAAATGGTTATAGCGAAGCCACGGCAATTTAAATATACTAATGCAGAGGTATTCAGCCATTACCACCATATTGGTGATCTGCTGACGTGTAGACAAGTTCTGGCAGAGAAATGTCCCATCTTCTTGGACGCATTTGACAACATGCTAATGAAAAAAGAGTTAAGTTGTTTCAACATGTTGATTACAAGAAAAGAGGTATTCGCTGAATACAGCTCCTGGCTCTTTTCAATTTTGGCTGAGGTCGAAGAGAGAACAGACATAAGAAGATATGATAAGCACAATGCGCGTCTGTATGGTTTTCTTTCAGAACGTCTGATGAACGTTTGGATTGATACCGAGATGATTAAAATCGAGTACAAACCTGTCTTTCTTCTTGACGAAAAGTATCATCTTCCAAGAATGATTAAGAGAAAAGGGGAAAGCAAAATGTGGGAAGTGTTCTGTAGCTAA
- a CDS encoding glycosyltransferase has product MSADIALVCSKCEAFGRVTIEAASAGCIVIGADTGATPEILSKIGGIKYILGSCEDLGEKIREVIQSKEHYITHQNEFIKLARTNFTVEMMQHKLLTIFETVLK; this is encoded by the coding sequence ATGAGCGCAGATATAGCCTTAGTATGTTCAAAATGTGAGGCTTTCGGCCGAGTAACTATCGAAGCAGCATCTGCAGGCTGCATAGTTATTGGTGCCGATACCGGAGCTACGCCTGAGATTTTGAGCAAAATTGGTGGTATTAAATATATATTGGGTAGTTGCGAGGATCTGGGTGAAAAAATTCGTGAAGTCATCCAAAGTAAAGAGCACTATATCACGCATCAAAATGAGTTTATTAAATTAGCTAGAACCAATTTTACAGTTGAAATGATGCAGCATAAGCTGCTTACAATATTTGAAACTGTTTTGAAATGA
- a CDS encoding flippase, whose protein sequence is MLNRVEEEKPVENKPKIRSVKFNVLMNMILTSSSFIFPLMTVPYASRVLGTHGTGAVAFAQSLIGYFSLFAVMGITVYGVRECARIRDDYRQLSKTVQELLIILFCTTTVVYIIFLLAVFFVPKMRDQMTLMLIFSVGIWLSSFGIDWFYQAIEQYGYITARNIVFKFIALILMFILVRRASDYELYGLVTVIAGYGSNIVNMFRLRKLISFKKENKWNFRRHFKPMFSFTVSSISSGLYSQIDIVMLGFLGTTSMVGVYQLAFKIKNVLTTAIGSVGNVMLPRLSYFNQGGKKEEFEKLLVKNFNFIISCGLALTAICIICSKRLVLLVGGDSFLSSAIPLCIIAPVMLLSPANQMLSQQMIAIGKEKAYACINFGTLILAILLSSIFVQRLGAIGAGISVTVAELLSILVRIYTLRFFVKSILKRLELWKVFAALVLASLLSIFLLGYTEIWGSFFSLLVSVGSFVACYFGVLLITRYSFLVIFVSKEREE, encoded by the coding sequence ATGCTGAATCGAGTGGAAGAAGAAAAACCAGTGGAGAACAAGCCAAAAATACGTTCAGTTAAGTTCAATGTATTAATGAATATGATTCTGACATCGTCGTCTTTCATATTTCCTCTCATGACTGTTCCATATGCCTCAAGGGTTTTAGGTACTCATGGTACCGGAGCCGTTGCTTTTGCACAGAGTCTCATTGGTTACTTCTCTTTATTTGCAGTCATGGGTATCACAGTTTATGGAGTTCGTGAATGTGCAAGGATTCGAGACGACTATAGACAATTAAGTAAAACTGTTCAGGAATTGCTTATTATTCTGTTTTGCACGACCACAGTTGTCTATATTATTTTTTTACTGGCCGTTTTCTTCGTCCCTAAGATGCGTGACCAGATGACTTTGATGCTTATATTTAGCGTCGGGATCTGGCTTTCATCTTTTGGAATTGACTGGTTTTATCAAGCAATAGAGCAATACGGATACATTACTGCCAGAAATATTGTTTTCAAGTTTATTGCACTGATTCTGATGTTTATTTTAGTCCGTAGAGCTTCGGACTATGAACTATACGGTTTAGTCACGGTAATCGCGGGGTATGGATCGAACATCGTTAATATGTTCCGTCTTAGAAAGCTAATTTCTTTCAAGAAAGAAAACAAATGGAATTTTCGAAGACACTTTAAACCAATGTTTTCATTTACCGTATCTAGTATCTCTTCGGGTTTATACAGTCAAATTGACATTGTGATGCTTGGCTTCTTGGGCACTACATCGATGGTAGGTGTTTATCAATTGGCTTTCAAAATTAAAAACGTCTTGACCACTGCCATTGGTTCAGTCGGCAATGTAATGCTACCTAGACTTTCATATTTCAATCAAGGCGGGAAGAAGGAAGAGTTCGAAAAGCTCCTAGTGAAAAATTTCAATTTTATTATCAGCTGCGGACTTGCTCTAACGGCCATATGCATTATATGCAGCAAGAGACTCGTTCTTTTAGTCGGAGGAGACTCTTTTTTGTCTTCGGCAATTCCTCTGTGCATAATTGCTCCAGTGATGTTGCTGTCGCCGGCAAATCAAATGCTTTCACAACAGATGATAGCAATTGGAAAAGAGAAAGCGTACGCCTGTATAAATTTTGGCACGCTCATCCTAGCCATTTTACTTTCAAGTATATTTGTCCAAAGGTTGGGCGCAATTGGTGCTGGAATAAGTGTTACAGTGGCTGAACTCCTGTCAATTCTCGTTAGAATTTATACTCTTCGATTTTTTGTCAAATCAATATTGAAACGGTTGGAGTTGTGGAAAGTTTTTGCCGCTTTGGTCTTGGCTTCTTTACTTTCCATTTTTCTACTGGGCTATACAGAGATATGGGGGTCGTTTTTCTCGTTACTCGTCTCGGTAGGTTCATTTGTCGCTTGTTATTTTGGGGTTTTGTTGATCACAAGATACAGTTTTTTGGTGATTTTTGTCTCGAAGGAAAGAGAAGAGTAA